The proteins below are encoded in one region of Triticum aestivum cultivar Chinese Spring chromosome 1B, IWGSC CS RefSeq v2.1, whole genome shotgun sequence:
- the LOC123097077 gene encoding uncharacterized protein has protein sequence MAILQNKPHNLKTNTNRFLTPSSSSAPRPRVAWGRRPPAAKFAAASKDLLRLSRPGTAPPPPPRNCTVEIPSRRDPLRVAATQDLHLPIVRVSSEPPATIRWTRRSHARLGGAGGALPVLPLLHCACSDLDLGGALLLHSCFSPAAGGALDVLVLLLCPCLVWWASGMVTTMRWEARRWLPSGLGKMKWGFAVGTSWPFYICIYICNGW, from the exons ATGGCTATTTTGCAAAACAAACCTCATAATCTTAAAACCAATACAAACAGGTTCCtcactccatcttcttcctccgccCCTCGACCGCGTGTCGcctggggccggcgccccccagctGCGAAATTCGCCGCCGCATCCAAGGACCTGCTCCGCCTCAGCCGTCCAGGaactgctccaccgccgccgcctaggAACTGCACCGTTGAGATCCCCTCCCGTCGCGATCCCCTACGCGTCGCCGCCACCCAGGACCTTCATCTGCCCATCGTCCGTGTGTCATCGGAACCTCCTGCCACGATCCGGTGGACCAGGAGGTCCCACGCGCGCCTGGGTGGAGCTGGCGGAGCTTTGCCCGTGCTACCGCTCCTCCACTGCGCGTGCTCTGACCTGGACCTCGGTGGAGCTCTGCTTCTCCACTCCTGCTTCTCCCCTGCCGCCGGTGGAGCTCTGGACGTTCTGGTGCTGCTCCTCTGCCCATGCCT GGTCTGGTGGGCGAGCGGCATGGTGACGACTATGCGGTGGGAGGCAAGAAGGTGGTTGCCCAGTGGGTTGGGAAAGATGAAGTGGGGCTTTGCGGTTGGCACGAGCTGGCCGTTTTACATCTGTATTTACATCTGCAATGGTTGGTGA